The sequence agcaagcatctgtcctgactgagagcatcctcaacatgatgctCACTGGCATGAGGCCTCTGTCAACggttgaagacgaaggcttcactacaatgatcttatttgctctgtcagtccaaatcttctcattctgaataaagcggcggaaattaaaaatgtgttggttTTTTATCCCATTCATCAACAAAATAATCgaccgattaatcgattattaaaataattgttagttgcagccctaatggCAATAACTACATCTGAAAGTATATTACAAAACCAGTTTGAAGACAATACCAATACCTACACAGAGATGACTAATGCATACCTAACTGACAGCTTAGTCCAATAAAAgagtttatttcattattgtctcATTTCAGTGGTAAGGAGCAGAGATCAGCAAAGGTATTTGGAATTTATTTGCCCACACAATATGGTACACATCATAAATTTGTGGACCAAATTTATAGCCAGCATCGTGAGTGTAAAATTTACCGTTCAAAAAATTGTCTGTGTCAAAGTAAGTACTAAGCCTCTTTGGAAaacctacactactgttcaaaagtttggggtcactcagacaatttcatgttctccatgaaaactcacaccttttattcatgtgctaacataactgcatacaggttttctaatcatccattaacctttcaacaccattagctaacacaatgtagcattagaacacaggagtgaaggttgctggaaatgttcctctatacccctatggagatattccattaaaaatcagccatttccagtgagaatagtcatttaccacattaacaatgtcgagactggatttctgattaatttaatgttatcttcattgaaaaaaagcttttctttaaaaaaaacaaagacatttctaagtgaccccaaacttttgaacggtactgtatATTGTCCCAACTCGTTACTGGATAAGCAGGAAGAGCTACTGATGCAAAACAGATGCAAAGAGATTACAGTTTATAGAGTTACCTAAAAGTTAGACCAACCGATGACATAATCCCCATTCATAACACCTGTGATTCTTAAAAGCAGACGTTGGACCCACAACTGCTTTGCTGTACTGTTCCAAGTATGCCAGCacacgtgtgtttgtgtgtgtacgtaGCCCTTAAAACATAGCGGGCTGTAGCTAGCATTTACAAATATGTCTAAGCGTTATTTGACAATAattctgaaagaaaacacaatgactACAAGCAACCAAAACTGGATGACAAGGTCTTTTAAGTATAATCATTACATGTTCTAACTGCAAGGCAGCAAGGTGAGAAATGAAAAATCTTTGATGTCCCAAGTTGTCGACATAATACAGCAACTCAGTTAACACTAGTGCATGCAAATCTGTTTCTTCGCCTTACATTTTGCAATTTAAGGGTTTCAACTTGTTTCTTAAACTGGCAGCAgccttcatttgtttttcaaatagcAACATGTAGTCAGACCGGATATGAAATCTGCTTATTCAGACCCGACAACCTGCTTGGAAATGTCGACTCTGGTGTACCCCAAACGGATACTCACGGCGTATCAAGCTTCTTGAATTCGGGGATGGGCTCAGGTTTCTTGCGGTTCATGACAAAATAAAGGACAACGCCAGCCAATAGGGTGACGAGGATGATGTCAAGGCTGCTGAAAAGAGACGCCTCTTCCTCCATCATGGACTCTGTTTGGGTTGTTGTCGCAGGGTCCATGTCTGCCATGTTGCCGCTCTACACaaggacagaaaaaacacagaaaatgtaaaaatagcaaatatttgCCACTTCCAGCTCGTGACTGTTTTGTTAATGTATATACAAATTATCCGACTGCTGGTTAGCCTAAATAAGGAGTTTGAGAACAACAGTTGAGACTCTCAAGGATTGGCATCATGTTCAACACGTTCTATAGACCAAAATATTAATTGAAGAACACCTAGTAGAtttatgtatagaaatatgcttgaagatgtttttataCTAGAGGCACAGTGATATGTAATGTAAAATGTTCAATATTTGATTTTTGCCACTGAATTCTGATTGATACCAATAtatgcacttttatttacattaatgtatttttagagAGGATATCGAGTCTCTCCTGAAATGTAATTAGCAATTAGAGAAGCTCTCATTGTCATGGCCCACTAGCATGCACAGAcataaagtacaatatttttcGATTGTACATTgggtaaaataacaaaacaacttTAACAGTGTTAATACTCTTTTACAGGCTAGAATGATTATTCTCTGATGCAATCTTGACAAAAGCTAACCAGGGCAGATTTCAATTGTTTTACAAGTTGGAAAACAAGTAAATCAATTTAATCTCTGACCAAAGGTAAGTAACATTGACGCAGTATTCAGCATAATTTTATCTATCTGTCAATATTCGTTTTCCgctgatatttcattttaaagtttttaaagatCAATACCAAGTCCCgaataaaatgtgcattttaaaaatgtattttacttttacagtCTGAGTCCAACTGAGTACAACCCGGGACTTCCGGCTGAAAACCGGTTAAGCCGCTGCACAGAACAATATGATTGCTGACATATGTGAGCAATATTCTGCATGCTATATCAAACAATGACGGCTTTTGTACAAGCACTATTGGACAATTGGTTTTACATTTGGGCTCAACATGCTACAACATTGTAAGCCACCGCTCTCGACGCATGAGGAATTTCTTGTCATGCATCAGCAACATCAGCTCTTTTCACACTGAGCACAAGAGGACTTCATGTTCTGAGCACTCAGGTTTCAGTTTGGTTCAAAGGCCGAAAACAATGAAATCAGTTTTACTGATCCTGTCAACCGGCTTGAACTTCGAACAATTTGACACAGCCATGCAGACACTCGCCCAACACTCACTCACGCTCACTACTCAAGTGCTGACTCACtgataaattaagcaaatcaattCACAGATAGCATGTTTGCCCAGTAGGTGCACAAGTCACAGTGAATTCAGGTTGAGTAACACTGTCAGATAAAAACTTCACCTGTAGTAATAGAAAACACTGTCCACtaattgttaaattaaaaatattttcacacatcAGCATATTGAAACCGTATATGAGTATATCTGTTATTttatctgtgtcattttgtaacagAGTCGTTTTCAGGAATAAAACCAAAGTCATTTAACTGATATTTGTTGAgcttttaatataaagtagCTATACAGCAGctttaacatgtttaaaattGTACTATTTCATAAAAAGCTACCAGTTGTGGCATTTATCACATCTACAACCTGATTAATACAGGATTTTCCAGGGAGATAATGACTAATAATGGGAGCTTTTCAAAACTGGAAACAATCCATAGACCAATATCCATATTTTTAAGAGCCCAAACTTAGTTATTTAACAACTGTCACCAACATATGTTGTGAGCAGCATAGttttgtccttgtttttttgtttgttttaaagttgtaaAACTTTGTCAATGCTTTCTGGTTGAAATACTATTCAACAGCAACACACGTATTAGAAATAGCTTGCTAAAACTTTGCCTTAATGATCAGTTTtcaaaaacttatttttaactgtttcaaAATCGTTTATTAGAAAACACTGCTGTAAAGTGGTACCCACCTTCAACTATCAGGATATCCTGTTGTAAACACTCACCAGTGAGATTAGAACAAATAAAGCTGTATAAATTTTAGCTTGCTGCACAAAATAAACCGATAACCGAGTGGCGACATGAATattcaagaaaaacaagcacCAAACTGAGGCAAATATTACGCCGACACAGATTTAGATCCACATGTGGGATGTTCACCAACTTATGTCATACGAGCTGTATGCATTTCTTAGACAGCTTATAGAGTCCCTTGTATTTTACAATACTATATCCTCTTGCTATTACTTGGCTTAGTTGTCTCCCAGCAGGATCAATTAGCAGCTCAACCTCAGTACACAACCTACTTCTGTGTCAAGGTAACAATGGTGTGAGTGAGCAACCAGACCCGCTTCACTACACACAAATCTATAGGCAATTGTTTTATTGATGACTAATAAACTGAATGTCTGTAGTTTTTCTTGTTAGTTTCAACACAGAGGTGGATAAAAATGCAATGGAACAAGTACATTCTTTATGAACACCCTCAAATATTACTCATACGCATTTGTTCCCCTGTGGCCTATGAAACAGTAAAATCTAAATAACAATAAACGTGTTTTGAAAAGCCTCACCTGTTTCAAAGACCTCTGTCACGGCAGATTAAACCATTCACCTGATAAATGCACTGTTGTGCAACTCGTGTCTGCCAGATACTACCGGCTACTGTCTGCCAACACTTGATGTATTCAAAATCATGTGACTCGTTGATTAGCCGCCGGTTAAGCCAAATGAGAGAAGCTCTAAGAGAAGTTTTCGAGTATTAATGACCATTAAACCAGACACAGTTTACTAAAGGTCATCTTGACAGTTCAACTCTTCTCCTCTGAACAAATATTTTATGTAACAGTGGAGATGTTGGCACCGGGTTTCAGCAAACGTGTATGAACTTTATGACTCACTCGAAGTTTAACTTACTCACTTTCTGAATAGCTTCCCCCTCCCCTGTCTCCAAAACACTACCGGCACTCAGCTAAAACGAGGAAAGTGAATTCCAGTGGGAGTGGGCCACGACTATTCCCTGGACAGTGACAACACCGCCTGAAAACACGACGCTTTACTAAATACCGCTAAATTCAGACACGTAAAAGTTAAACCTACAACAAAATGTGCACGTCTTATCAAGTCTCACTTTGAAGTACACGTGCTGGTGAAACGAGATAAGATAGCCTTGCGTAACACTGGAGACAGGACTTACCTAAAGCTAATGTCTGTTGAAAAAGCGTCGTGTTTCCGGTGTATTTTTAAGTTTCTAGCTTCGGTGTAAGTATGCTATCGCGGAAGTGTAGTCACCACAGACTGCCACAGACTGCAGCTCGATGTAAAACATTTAAGAGTGTAAGTTTGGAGTGCTGCTtaccttctcctctcctctttgtgTCAGGCTCACACACTGTGCTCGACGCGGAAGGAAACTTTACGCCATGAAGGACCGTACCAACTCCATCTAAGCGACGGGGGAGGACTCTTCCACTTCCATGGCCAAAAACACCTCCCACAGTTgcgttttcattttctgagaagTTGCAGTAGAGTAATTTCAAAGACACTACTTCACTGTATTGATTATAGAAAATGAgctttttaaaagcaattttaaTTTCTGCAACTGGGTTTTAGTTTGGGCCGGTCTACGACAGCGCTGCGCACGTGTACGCCGCTATAATAAATAACTGTGGAGGTGCAGCCGTGAGGCAAAGGTCATGGTTATGTAATGCATCCAGCAGAACAAACTCCATGTATCTTTGACACAGAGAGGGAGATTCGTCAGACGTGTCCTCCTCAGTGTTAAATATTGTTTCTGTTCCAGTACCAAGGACACCAGTTTCAACAACGTGTGAAGTTTTCAGCCTGCATGTTCAGCTGTATTCAAACCCTGAAGTAaaatgaggaatataaaaattagaattgtgaaaatattcacagtaagTCACGcattaaaaattcacaaatacTCATAAAGGCTTGTCAGGACTTGTAGAAAGTACCATGGTACATTTATTCAGGTGCTGTACTGACATAAACTTTTGAAGTAAAcaagggacaaaaaaaacaagaccttTATCCGCTGATTTCATTCCTCCAGCCAAAACTTGTTGGTGTCAGCATTGTGATAGTAAAGGTTGCTATTTGCAATCAATGTGGTACTGACGCCACATTTGTCCCTTGTtgaatgtgttcattttttgagatagaagacaaaccacttctctccaattaagctgtttattttctaaatatcagtgtcccaaaagaatcttgtacaaggaccttttctgtttggaacaacctcccagaaaaggataaaatcaaaagtgaacacaacattttattcagtctaGTATTGTGTGATAGGTCATAGATATAAACatctaattcaaatattgaaatgtgattggctaaaggtggggatgAACCGTGGGTTAGACTTAGTTCTCCTATTAGTTGTTGCACAGCTATAtccatatctcttggcacaCAATTCATCAAATCCCCAGGAAAAAGAACTCTCCTGCAAACTTTTCCCGCTTTCTACCAGTTAGTATTATTCCATTGttagctgagatgtgatgcagccaTTAGTGGTATTTCATAGGGAGGATGCAGGTGTTCCTCAGGGAGGGTTATTATGGTTTTCTCCCTCAAACAACCTTGAGTTAGCAGTTTCAGTAAAATTAGTTGTTCCATTATAAGGAAATGGGAATGTTCTGTGTATCAAAGCCAAAACTCTTTGTTATAATATCTTTGTTAGTGTgtgcacatcaaggaaatatACACGTGTAtgccaaaaacatttgtaattgcaacaatttctgtgagaaatggtgtatttctggaaaaattccaggggtgccaatacgTTCGTCCATGACTGTAAATACATCTTCCACCATGCCTGTCAGTAGTAAATTGAACAACATTTgattatttctgatttaaatattgcTGAAGCAGGTGGAATTGAAGTTCATATTGACGACTTCAGAGTTTTATCTCTTACAATCATATCTTCgaaatttgcatgttttgtgtggaaaatattaaaatgcaaaatagtttctcattcattcagaaaAGTGTCCAGTGAGACATTATAGTTCTCCTTGTGATATAATGaagtaaagagtaaaaaaacacagaaaatgaaagtacACCAGCACTTCATGAGTAAATTTGTTTAGTTACATTCCCATACACAAACTTCAGTTTCAGCCCagattgcattttattttattgtctgaatacacaataaagtaaaacaataaTCCATGCATGTGATGTGATCACATTGACTGTACATGATCATATCACACTTTAACTCAAAAGACCAATAAATGACTGCAATTAAATACATTTGGACACATGTATGTGTGAAAATATTATATAGCAGTACTCAAAAAAACACCAGTTTGCaaaatttaaaactttatttaaggATTAGTTTATTGATgcattgtttgcattttcttaTTAGAGTAGCTTTCTTAattataaagacataaaaagatggACGGAAGCAGGTAATGTAGATCGCATTACAACCCTGAATAGTATTtgattacacattttaaaaacatttatctttatatgctttattttttttaaagacttatCACACGTTGATTAACACGGTAAATACGGCTGAAGATGATGGTGATATGAGATTTCATTCGGAGAGGAGCATGTGAGGCACTTTTAAAAAGGCATGACATTTGCTGATAATTAAATGTATCACAGGCTCTTTCGTTTCTGATTCCTGGTCTTAAGCTTCTGCCGAACGACTGCAACAGTGGTGAAAAAGTTTCCCAAGAACAGAATAAGGAAGCAGGCACCACACATCATGACCTGCAATCATGTGGAACACAGAGAGCAATACATGAGTCAGCAAAAAATCTGACTTAATCATTCTAAATTATCAGTATTTTCTTGATATGTGGAGAGATCCTCAGATGGGGGACAAGTACTCGGAAATAATATAAAGTTACTTTCAAAATATGAGTGAATTACCCCAGTGCCTAAAGGTTTGTAGAATTTCCTcttttttgcataaatttgGCCTAAAACATAATCAGATTTTGACATAAATCCTACAGGTAGATAACGAGATCCTAATAAAACAAATTAGACATTGATATTAACTAGGGTTATGTGTTTAGTGAAGATAATTAATAATTATCCTCACTatggctggacccgaatatccgaatattcggtcgcttaaggtggtatccgaatattaattAAGAGATACAAATATTCGGATTCGCAATGTTGCATGATTGCGagtgttaaaaatgtgttaacCACTGGGATTTGTAGTAAATCTGAAGGTAATATTATGTTTGCAATCATTTGGATGACAATCAGTTTTAGGTAGGCACCAGGTTTCATTTAACAGTGATCGAAACCCGTTCTTCACAACACACTCGTGGAAGTATATCATGGCTGAAACATGAGATTTTTAAGGACCTCAGACAACCATTGTGAACATTCATCAGACTGGAAAACTTTACAAAACCATCTGTAAAGAGTTTGGATTCAGCCAATCCACAATCAGGCACACAGGCTTGTAATAGTCCATGAGGTCACAAAGGAAACCAGGGTAACTTCTGAGCTACTAAAAGCCTCTTACTTTTGTCAGTGCTAATGTTCATGAGTCCATCGGGagaacagtgaaaaacaataGTGTATACTACAGGTTTGTGAGGAGAACTACTGATCTTCAAAAAGAACACTGCTGCCTGTCTGTAGTTTGATAAAGATCACAAAGACAAGCTAGAAGactgctggaaaaaaatctgatgagAAAATGATGAGACTTTAATTGAACTTcttgatttaaaagaaaaacatgtttggtGAAAGGATAGCATAAGATTCCAGCATAAGAACCTTATCCCCTCTGTGatacatggtggtggcagtatcatccAAAGCATGCCCGTGAATTCAAAAGAAAAGTATCAAGACATCTCTCTGTGGATTGAATCTAAGGAGAAAGTGAGTCATACAAGAGAATGACTCTAAACACAAAAGTCAGTCTgccaaaaaactgtcaaaaaggaATAAAGTTAAAGTTCTAGAATGGCTGAATCAAACTCATGATCTTCTTCCAAATGAAATATTGTGGAAGGAGCTGCAGTGAGCAGTTCATGGGAGGAAAAACCCACCAACATCCCAGAGTTTATGCTGTTCTGTGCAGAGGAAAGGGCTAAAATTCTCGTTACCAGAAAAGTTTACTTGCAGTTATTGTTGGACAAGTTGGGTGGACCAGATACTGAAAGCAAGGGTTCGCATACTTTTGCCACTCACATATGTCTAATATTGGATTATTTTCCTCAATAAATAAAGGGCcaagtttaatatttatgactcATCTCTTTAATTGGGTTCTCTTAATCTACTTTTAAGACTTGTGTGAAGATTGAAGTCATATCTAAGCAGAAACACCTCaaattttaaagtgtttgcaaactTTATTGCAACTCTGCATAACTGAACACCTGACTGCTAGTTATACATCTGACCAAATGTGTTCTAGCCACATGGATGATAACCCCTCTGTTGGGGTAATTATACAGTCTAAGCACATAGCAAGTGTATAGGTGATGACTACATGAGAGGtaaatccagtcattttttaacagttataaAAGCTGAAACAGAGGGAAACTATAAAACTTGGCAACTGTGAGAGCACTGACCTGCCATTCTTTGCAGTCTGGGAGCTGAGCCATTCTGAACAGAGACAGGCCATTGAAGAGCTGCCAGAACTACGAGGCAAAACAGGAGGACAGAAAATTTTGTTGTGTTGAAAAGGGAATGGATGTAGCATGAAACTaggcagacacacagacatgctaAAGATTAGGCTCTTATCCAAACCGCCAAACACAACACTGTCTAAAATAATGCCTCATACACTGAATAATATGAAGTCTACAATGACATCAGCAGTTTTATCAGTCTCCGTGCAGCCTAAACCATGACAAagcgttattttttttcacGGCAACAAAGCACTCGGAGAAACCTTTTCTGCGTCACAGCTTGTACTCACATGTCCAAAAAACAGGAAGGGCAAAAGAAACGTCAGCCCTTTCCACATCCACGACTGAAATCCCTctaaaagaaaagaaggcaGAGAAGAttttaatgtgctttaaaaTTCCTGCGCATAGCTGATCAACTTTAAAGGGACAGTTTTACTAAAGAGATAAATAAATTGTGTCTGGATCAGTTCATTAAGTGTCCTTGGCTCATTGAAATGTATCTTACCCACGGTCAGATCCATGTTGTGTCTTTCACCCAGAGCTCGTAGTCTGTACAGACATCCACTCTGATAGTAGCACTGCAGACACTGAACAAAGCCTGTCGATTCCagatgacagaaacacacatcagactTTTGTGTGGTTGCATAAACTTTTAACCATGAATGCGTTACAGGTGGTTTAAGCTTACTTTGATAGACGGAGTAGGCAAGGAACTGGTTTCTAAACAGTTTGTAGAGGTTCCCATCTGGCCTTGAAAATGAAGGCATTATAATTTGATTTTCAGAgtttaaatgtgttaaaattgtgtttccttgtttttcagctgtgatttaagggttctGTCTTCCTCTACTCACCATGTTAGCATTACACCAGACAAAAAAGCCGAAATGTAGTGATGAAAAACCCACCATCCTTTGATTCTGTAATGCAGGACACATTTTAGTACATATTCAGATCGTAAGTTTGGGCAAACaagatgaaaatatgacaaaataatgagTTACCATAAACTGTTCCAaaaaattctattaaaaaacatgaaaatctggCAGTTAGGGTGTCAAAAAATGCAgtataaacagtgaaaataatggcaaatatatgcaatttagttttgtttttagatgattttaaTATGGCAAAACTGTGTATTCTGTgatcacacactgtaaaacaagaaatcactatttgtaaaaaaaaaaaacaaaaaaaaaaaaaaaaaaaaacagttttttgatgtggacattattcacagttttggcctgtttccttttttattgtcaacatgtaaattaatatattgATATGATTTTAATGGTTATTTTCACTAATccaacaaacaagaaaaacttgcaaaataaaagttaaagaaTATTTGccaattttcaaattttttctctttcaaaaaaatcaataaaataatgctacttaaaaaaaatttaaatacagtgaatataatttaatttgcaATTTTATGATCATATTCcatataaagaaaacaacaaattaccatttgtaaaaacacagatttttgatgtggacattatttatagtttttacaGGGAACACcttaaaataacagtaattgttttcaattatttttcaaataacagcaaatatctgaatAATGATACTTGTCACTGATTTAAATATGGTAAAATGGTGTTATTTTATGGTGagacattatttatagtttcgGCCTGTTTCTTTAGGGTTACATGTAACTCAATACTCTTTTTCAGTAGTTactatctataatttaacagtctgtaaaataacaatacattCTTCAAAAATCTACAATTAAtaactgtttaaaatgtttatttttacagtgtgatgATAATGAAAgtacaaagaaaaaagtttcaagAGCTATGAATACTTTtcaatttataaaaaaaaaatacagtgatgcaagtttcagaaaatgaaaagttgGTTGTGCAAACCTGGAGCCATTGGTGATGAGGATGCTTTCCCGGATAGTTAATGTACAATAGTAAAACACCAGTAGGAAATTGAGGATCGCATCTAAAAACCTAAATTCAAGAATACAAGCTTTGTTATATTCAGACTGACAATACAGACAATGccaatgttaaaaaacaaaagataagtGACACAGGTGTTGCAGCTGATAAGTATCACAATATGCTGCTCCTGATGTTTACTGTACCTGTAGCTCACAAAGAAATAGCAGATGAAGGAGAACAGCATCAGGACAACAGTGAGGTACAGCTTGAACTTCTCATATTCATCTTTGTAGGCAAATCTGATGAGGATGTGACATATTCAGAACTCAATACCACCACGTACAACTAATAGAGTAGGCAGAAATTCATCAGCTAATGAAATGGGGAAAATAAGGGATCTGTTTTCCTTAACTGTAGTGCATACAGTATAAGACTTTTAAAGTGACTGTATCATGATTCTGCCGTAAATAATCTCACTGAATGAAGGAGCACCATTAAATCAAGATATCAGTGgttgaaaaatgttgaacaaatgtttaataatttaaaaagaataataaaaagtgGACTTAATATTCAGTGTATTTTGGCTTCGAAGATCATTGCTTACT comes from Amphiprion ocellaris isolate individual 3 ecotype Okinawa chromosome 7, ASM2253959v1, whole genome shotgun sequence and encodes:
- the LOC111585122 gene encoding ion channel TACAN-like — its product is MPQGLPEVLEEWKWLEEEYQQLQETHRIYLQKLDEISNLQKNCSSSISRQRKRLNEMSHLVKKCNKGPSEEDVKKLEEIKEKTRTRPNAFSEMESFLPKKNGLYLSLVLGNVNVTLLNKQAKFAYKDEYEKFKLYLTVVLMLFSFICYFFVSYRFLDAILNFLLVFYYCTLTIRESILITNGSRIKGWWVFHHYISAFLSGVMLTWPDGNLYKLFRNQFLAYSVYQSFVQCLQCYYQSGCLYRLRALGERHNMDLTVEGFQSWMWKGLTFLLPFLFFGHFWQLFNGLSLFRMAQLPDCKEWQVMMCGACFLILFLGNFFTTVAVVRQKLKTRNQKRKSL